The Apus apus isolate bApuApu2 chromosome 4, bApuApu2.pri.cur, whole genome shotgun sequence genome contains the following window.
GACAGGAATTGCTTTACTGAGACCAGGTGATGAAATTGCTTGGGAAGCCCATTACACTCCTGGGATGAGGATCCTTTTGGATCAATTGCCTTCCCTTTGAGGAACAATTTTCCCAGGGACTGCTGTACATCCCCAAGTGAGCTGGAGGCCTGTGAACTGGTGCGGTCCTGGGGCTCCCACATCAGATCTGTCATTTACACCTAGGTGTTGATTACTCTTGCCTGTGATCTCACCAACTCAAGGCTTGTTCCTCCTGCCCAAGGAACAACTTcagcatctttatttttctctttgagcACCTGCGATTGCAGCTGTAGTGCTTAGAAATGTTGTCCTGAGCACGtctccagctcctggggacCCTGGGCTGGGGATGATGGTCGTGTCCTGCATGGTCTGATGTCTTCTTGCTCCACACAGGGCATTCGGGCACGTGAGACTCTGCAAAAGGGGCTGGAAAAAGCCATCCAGGAGAAACTGCAGAACACACAGGGCAAGGACTACGCCGACGCCCTGGACATCCTGATAGAGAGCGGCAAAGAGCATGGCAAGGAGCTCACCATGCAGGAGCTGAAGGTAAAGATCTTCCTCATGGTCACTTGATGTTGCTGCGCAGGAGCTCCTCAAAGACCAAAGCATGAGCTGCTGTAAGGAGGATTTTTTGGGGGCAGACCTGAGATGATCAGTGAATGCTGAGGGACCACAATGTGCTGTTGCAGGTGAATCGTGGTGGATGATGGTGCCAAccagccagctgctctcctATGAGCCATGTTTATTTGCAGATCACACTCAGCCTTTTCTAAAAAGCATTTCCAGGCAGTATCAAAAGACTGTACAAGTTTGCTAAAGTTTTCAGTCCTGACAGCTTCATCACCTGAGCCATCCAGTTTTATAGTGCCTCCTTTGCAGGGATTATGAGCCCTTGGCAGGTTGTTATCTGCACCAGGGGCATGGTATAACTTGTCCTTCATGTGCTATCAAGACCCAGccccagggtttttttctcctgcctaTCTGGCCCTCAGAATCCTCCAAGGCTCAGTGGGAAGTTCCCCACGGTGGGTATGCAAGACCTGTGCCTGCACAAGTAGATACCTTGCAGTTGGACATgaccaggctggagagctgttgGGGATAAAAATGCCCCATGGCAGCCTGTGTGTCGGTCCCTTGACGTGCCACAGTGGGTGgcttgtctgtctgtcttaCCATGTCTTACCCTGGCTTTGCTCTTGCCTTTCAGGATGGGACCCTGGAGCTCATTTTTGCTGCCTATGCCACCACTGCCAGCGCCAGCACCTCCCTGATCATGCAGCTCCTCAAACACCCCCGGGTCCTGGAGAAGCTGCGGGAGGAGCTGCGCAGCAAGGGCATCCTCCACAACGGCTGCATCTGCGAGGGATCCCTCCGGCTCGACAACATCAACAGCCTCCACTACCTGGATTGTGTCATCAAGGAGGTGCTTCGCCTCTTCACCCCCATCTCCGGGGGGTACCGCACGGTGCTGCAAACCTTCGAGCTGGACGTGAGTGTTGTCATCTCTCCACGAGCTCCCCAAAACAGCCTTTTGCATGTGGTTGTAAAGCTTGCTCGAGCTGGGCTTAAGTGAGGCCTCAGGGAGGACAAATGAGGTCCTGCTGGTGTTGGGAGGTGGAATTGCTCTGGATTCAGGGGAGGGTGATGGGGTCTGGCCCATTGCAAGAAGGGATGCGCTCCAGCTGTCAAAGAGGAGACAGGTGTGATGCTTCACAGAGCAACTCGTGACAGTGTTTGATGCCAAAATCTGAACTGGGGCGTGACAAGGGAAAGCTTTACTGCAAAGGGCATCTCCAGCCTGCTGGGTGACAGGCGGATTACTCACTGCCATGGCTGGAATTTCCTActggcaaaacaaaaccttgaGACATGTCTTGTCACTGTAAATCCTACCAGTGTAATGATTTGAGTCGGAAATCTTTGAAAGTGCTGAGGGGATGATAAATCTGCCCTGTTTCTCATTTCCTGGGCCCTGACATGTGCGTTGGGTGTGTGGGGCTGACAGGTGCCAGGGTGTGAGCAGAACCATGGGGTGCTCCAAGGAGGGCTGACTGATGCACGGGGCATGGCACAGGCATGAGAAGAGCTGCTTCCCTTTGAGCACCGTGGGGTTCCTGGTAGGAGACTCCTGCCAGCCACCccaaagcaaataaatagcAAGCATCATCCATCAGGTCCCTGGAATGGAGTCAGGAATAAACCCAGGATTCCAATCTCCCAGCCCTTTGTGCTGTGCTCTCTGGCTTTCTTTTAAACCTGTATCACTCTCAAAcccaaagaaaacaggaagaagcaGACCAAGTAAAACAGCTTTATCACGAGTTCTCCCGCTCCCTTTGCAGTAAGGTTGACTCTGTCTCTGGTTTTCTCTCCaccccttccctcttctctgcagGGTTTCCAAATCCCCAAAGGCTGGAGTGTGATGTACAGCATCCGAGACACCCACGACACCGCCCCGGTCTTCAAGGACGTGGATGTCTTTGACCCCGACCGCTTCGGGCAGGGGCGCAGCGAAGACAAGGACGGCAGGTTCCACTACCTCCCCTTCGGAGGAGGAGTACGGACCTGTCTGGGCAAACACCTGGCCAAGCTCTTCCTGAAGGCACTGGCCATCGAGTTGGCCAGCACCAGCCGCTTCGAGCTCGCCACCAGGACTTTCCCCAAAATCACCCTGGTGCCTGTGGTCCACCCAGTTGACGGACTGAAGGTCAAATTTTTCGGACTGGATTCCAACCAGAACGAGATCCTGACGGGGACAGACGCCATGCTGGGGGCGACAGTGTAAAGCCCACGGCCGGTGGCGTGAGGGATGGGCGGCCGGGGGAtggaggggtggggtggggaCAAGGGGGACgaacaggaggggaggagagagggatgAGAAGCTTCTCCACGACACTCGCTTCACAGAACCTCCAGGTCAGGACTGCTTTCTCCACCGGTGAAGCTGCCAAAACAATTTTGCTCTTCCTGCGGGGCGCGGAGAAGGTTGGGGTGTCGTCGTGCGTCTCGTTTTGTTCGGGAAGAGGAAGAGTCACAACACCCGAGTCGAGCTGGGATGTCTGACCATACACAGTATctaaatattataaatatatatatataaatatctataAAACACTTCTGCTGCGAGGAGGAGCGCTGCAAAGGCCCGACTGCGGGAAAGGCTTTGAAGATCAGCCGGCGATCAGAGGTCTGGTGTCCCAGGGTGGCTCTTGGGTGGCCTctgatctcttttttttttttttttttttttttttaaacagtgtttaATTAGCTGGTGAtaacagtgttttgttttgttcaccTGTTTgactgtgttttttgtttcGGGGTGTTGGAGGCTTTTCCCTGGTGAGGGGGAGACGAGCAGTGCCTGTTCTCGTCCCCTCTGTCGCTGGTGCcggggcaggctgggcaggaggaggtgcTGCCATTTTGCCTCCACTCACTGAGAAACCCTGTGGTATCTTGTCCAGGGCTGAATGGACGGTGAGCCATCCCTCTGAGACCTCGGACAGGTGCATATTTGCAGTTTGCAAAATCCGTTTTGCATTTGGGGCTCTGGGTTGGGGGGAAGTGGcatgtcctctttttttttttttttaatatatttttttcttctcaacgagtttcctgctgctgctacacGGCCTGTGTGCATCCGTTCCCCTGCCACAGCCTCTCCCCTTTGCAGAGGCACCCATTTTGGGGAGCATTTTGGTGCCATTGCTATCCCTCAAGGTGCAGGCACCAGCCTTCCAACCACGTCGCTCTCACCGACCCGCCACGGCTCTGAGCACGGGGCGCTGAGCAAAGCTGCCCTGCTCGGAGCTGCTCGTTTCGGTGCATCCTCTACCACAGGAGGTGGTTTGCATTAAAGGTGATCTCTTTAAATAAGCCAATATACACATCGTTTGTCTcgtgtttgggtttggtttggtgatGGGAGAGCATGGCAGGAAAGAGAGCAAGCAGAGGGCTCCTTGAAAGTTGTCCAGCCCATCCCACCGCTAAGCCAGAAGAGGGGCCCTCCCCAAAGCTTCTCCAGCACAAGCAGGCAGCCACCAAGGTATCTTGCATTCAATTTGCTAggtggatttattttattattttttgcatgcAAGGTTCTTCTGGGTTGACTATGAGGTTGGGTGGGTTGTGTTGAAAGTGGACATGACCTTCCACGTGGGTGCAGAACAAAATCTCCCTGAGCTCCCCAGCAGATCTTCGGTTCAGACCAGAGCCAAGCACCAGGTTGGGAGATCCCTCTCAGACTTGAGGCatctctgcccagctccactCCTCTCCCATCTCCTGCCCTCTGAGGCAGAAAGAACAACACAAGACCATGACTGAGCCTTCTTTTAATTGCGATGGGAAAAGATCTTGTGCTTGGGTGGGCAGCTTGGCTTTCAGCTTTAAAGGTGTCCAGATAAGTCAGAGGGGTTGAAATAAGAAAGGTGAAGGGGCAGGTGTGGTTTACCAGGTTGCTTTGCAGGTCTTGCTTTTGATGAGTGGTTGCCTCTTTGGAAGGTAGAAGGAAGTGTAAAGTGAGTGATGGTGATTGCTGCCTTTGCCAGCCCATTGTCTGGTGGGGGCAAAGAGGAGGGAGGCAGTTTTTTAGCCAGGGGAAGCACTTGTGGTTGGATTGCTGTCAGCCAAGCTGCCAGAAAGCCCCCAAGAGCATCCGGGCAGATGGTCTTCACTCACACCGGGGCACACAACTTGATTGTCACGTTTATATAACCTGAAATAAAACTTCCAATCTTCTAGGAGATACCGTGCAGATCCAGACCTTGAATTCCGATTGGTAATCAATGTGCCAAACCCAAAAGCAAGGTCTcagcagcctctctgggcaccATGTCCCTGAAACAGAGGCTCAGCTAGTTTCCCAGCCTGGAAATGTTGAGTGAAACACCTCTAGCTCAGACACTGTCGAGATTTTGGGGATTGTCCTTGTCCTTGATGGAGAGAAAACTTTCCTGGTGAATAAAAGGAACTTAATCCCAATCAAAGGACTGGTCTCAATCAATCTCAGTTGAGATCAATCAGTCGAGGAGAACTTCAGCCTAAATGCAGTGGGAAGGGGTGAGTGTCCTGGGGGCAAACATTAGGGAAAGGTAAGTGGCACTTGAGAGTGTCCATGGTCATGGTGGATGATGAACCCTTCTAGGACATGAGGATGGGGGCAGGAAGTGGATGCTCTGCAGGGGGCGAAAAAAATCCATTGGAGACCCACCACTGGTGCTCTTCAGGAGCTCCCGTTTCCATCTGAGATCTGTCAGGGGAATAAAACTGTGCTTGGGGCAGTAGAGGCTAAAAAaggggaaagctggagaggggagcAGACAACAAGGTTGAGAGGTCTGGTTAAAGCTCACGAGTGGCTTCTCAGGCAAAACCTCTTGGGCTGACTTGTCTGCAAGGGCTCAGTCCCACTTGTGCTTACAGGGGATCAGTGAAGGGTTTtgctgaaatttttattttcacttccaGAGTCATTACAAAGTGAAAACCAAACATGCTTTTGAGTGAGTGGTTGACTGGAGAGCAGTGATGTAAGATGCATACATCCAAGATATACATATGCTTCCATCGTGTGTATATATAATGTTGGTGAGTGTGAGTATTTAATCCAGGCATCAGTCAGTCATGCTTTGGTTTTTCCATTCTTAACTAATATAActtgactaaaaaaaaaaaaaaaaaaaagttgctgcaGTGGGTTTGCAGAATAAAGCACTTTGAATCTCAgaattgttgtttgtttgttttattcttagCACAGTCCAGTTTGCTATAATGTTATTTTATacacaaattttttttttttggtctgtctTTATAAACTATGATAAGTACTATTTTTGTTATAATTCAAAATAGATATTTAGTATAAAGTTTTGCtgttaaatatttgttatttagtaaaatatgatttttttccccccctctctttATTGTAAACATTgtctggaaaaatattaatatgttttatcacagttgtttttaatattaaaaaaaaaaaaaaggaaaaaagcacttGTGGGGTTTTTCGTTATGAAATTGGTGCCGTGTGAACATGTGTTTCAGTCATGTGGTTTTTAATATGTATATAATATTAAGTGTTGCATATTAAAATGAATGTTGTGTATTTtgtgatcttaaaaaaaaataaaataatccatgTGGCTATTTTATAGACTTCCATAATAAAAAGAGTTGAATCTCCAAACATTTTGTTGCCTTCTCATCTCTATCTCCTCTTGCAGGGCTTGTGGGTTCCTGCTTTGGGGTCTCAGGGTAACATCCCCATCCTGGGAACTGGGGAACCCCATAAATGGGATTTTTGTGTCCACCTGGGGACCTGTCAGTGTCTGTGGCCAGGGTGAGGCCTTGCTGGCTGGCACAGGTTAAAATACAGGGAATTCCacttaaaaattagaaaaggggtgtttttttgttgttgttgttcttggtttttttatggTGAGAATGGCCACTTCTCAAGGGTAGCCCAGGTATGAAGGACCCTGtgatgggcagcagcagcagccctggaagGAGGGTGGGAGCAGATAGGTATTCCCCAGCCCTCCTATCATCTCACATCACTTCCCTGAGAAGGTTATCTAGAAATTGACTTCTCCAATAATCAGCCCCTCTGCAAACCTCTGTCCCATAATTTTCTGTGTGTAGAGCTTGCTTTGAGATTTTTAAACCCAAGAAGGTTTAAGGCCTTTTGGGCCTGGGTGGTGGGAAGAAGTGCTTTGCATGAGACGTGACAAGATAAGCTACAGGTGGGAGTTTCAGCTCCGCTCATCCCAGAGTGGAGACAGGGTGGGTTGGGAGTGCTTTGCGTAATTAGGTAATTATTTAAGTAATTAGCttctgtctccatcctcttcTACCCATGAAAGAAGCTCTGATGGTGGCCTGGCTGTGGTGGGAGTGTTAGAGAACAGGATGTTGCTGCTCTGCAAGCCCTTCCTATGATCACATTCAAAGGTAAGTGAAAGCTGGAGGATTTAATAGAACTCTTTGCTGTTGGCTGGAAAATATGACCATGCAACCCAAGCCTGTGTCCCTTCAGTGCAGCCAGAGGATCTGaagctcctttccctccctttaGTGCTTTGTGGCCTCCCTCTTTTCCTGGTTGCTGTTCTGGAGGTGTCCTGCCAACAGCGGTCTTGCCATGTCTGTCCCGGCTGTTGTTAAAAAACCACCGTGAGGTTACGCTCGTCCGTGGTCCagtccccttcccagcccctccttGAGCCAAAGGGGCTGATGTGTCACCTCTTTGTccttcccttccaacccatgaTGCCTTTATAATACCCGTCTGTCACCTATTTAATAGCAGGGAAGGTCATTTCCTTTTGGGCTTTTCTCTTTGGGATTTCGTTCTCCCCCACACCCCTCCCGCTTCCCTCCCTTtgcttctatttatttattaattttcaatttACGACTCAAAGCAAGGAGCTGCACCACCCCTGGAGGGAGGTGATGTGGCTCGCTCGGCTCCAACAAAAGCAGGGAGGtggctctcttttttttttttgggggtggtcTCGTGGGAGCCTCTGGACGGCAGCGCGGGTCAGTCGGACTCCGTGTACTTTCCATTCGGCTCCGGCACCGAGTCTCACGTTACTCGCTTTGCTTTAACTTTAGCTGAACTCTTGGAAAGTTTCTTTTTAAGGGTTGCATGTGAGAGCACAGAAAAGGTGTGcgagcgtgtgtgtgtgtacacatacatggacttttgctttttctcctttccccctgCCCCTAAGCGAAGGCCAATGTCTCCGGCAAAACAGAAGGGGCTGCTGGAGTGGCCTGTGCCTCTCCATCTGGCTGACCCTGGGCTTCAACCAGCACAACTCCAGGCTCAGGCCCTTCCAAGGGGGTGGTGAAGCAGCTTTGAGCTCAAAGGAGCAGTGCAAAATGTTGAAGTGTGACTAAAAGAGAAAGCTTCAaggagaccttggagcaccttccaggacctgaaggggctacaggaaagctgaggaggggctttgaACAAGTGATGGGATGAGTGAAACaagtttcaaactggaagaggggaaatttaggtgaGATcttagggagaaattctgtgctgtgagggtggtgagaccctggcccaggctgcccagggaagctgtggctgccccatccctggcagtgttgaagggcaggttggatggggcttggagcaacctgggctggtgggaggtatcccttccctgcagggattggaactggatgatcttgaaggtcccttccaacccaaaccattccatgattcaatgaaaaaataatatttacaggcattctcagaaaaacagagagatggGAGAAAGCAATGAATGTTGGGGTGGCTTCTTGGCATCGCTTTCCCCCCCAGATAGTTTTAGGAGTCCTGGTAGGCTCCCAGCTCTGGTCTTACTTTACATTTAAACACCACAGGTGTCTGCCACACACTTTGAATTCTATTTTGTTCATGGGAAAGTTCCTCTTCTGCTGGAGGCTTCATATACCAATTTTAGACCCTTGCTCTGAAACAGCAATGTTGGTATGCTGTGTGCATCCAGTCCTCTGCTGGCATCCTGATAGAAACAGGCTGAAACTCCCCAAAATGCATCCTACTATTCCTCCCTGACTATCGTGATAGTAAGTTATAGCACCTGGATAGCCCTGGCATTTTATAATGGCCAATATGTACAATTAAAAATTATCGACTGTGACAGCAAAAAGGATGTAAAGTGACAGAATAACAACTGGCTTTCTggcaaatacatattttttaagatcTCCCTCCTTGCTTGCACGTGAGAGATTTCCAGTTTATCCCAGctggaaatgaaaattttcCTTTACACCCAAATCCTAACCTACAGCATCTCCTGATTATTGATTTAACTGCCGATGTGTGATTTTTATAAGATAAAATACAAATGATAAAGGTTCGTGTGTGCTGCTTTGGaggatttttggtagtggtGGAAGggcccaggggtggctctggtgAGAAGTtctcccagctccaaaaccagccgAGGAGccaccagagaaaaaaatagatgcacctctgccattaacatatgaaGGAACTGagtaagagctgagcagaacGAGCAGTTAAGAAAGACtagctgtgctggggaggtgaAAGGCTTGGGTGAAGATCCTGGTGGTTGATGAgcaagaaggagaagaaggtgtccaagcagaagtttcctgcAACCCACagcgagatggcagctgtgcccctgcatccgtggaggaacgtggtggaacattccctgaaggaaccaggaggggtgaacttggatgATGCAGCTTGGGAAGCCCCCGGTGCCTGTGCCCGaagcagccgtgactctgtgggcagcccaggctggagcagctccgggcctggtgggaaggactgatggaggagaggttggtggaggactctgccatgggagggaccccgtggggaagcagggcaggactgtgaggaatccttcttcctgaggaggaaggagcagcaggaacctcagcctgaactgactctaaaccccatccccctgtgccgctggggggaaggagggagagaaaccgggaacaaagggatttgggtgggaagaagggaggggtggggtgaggtgtgtgagccctgctctgggtgtctgtgtcctgtgggcacCTGATCAGTGTGAcattgaattattatttttccccaaattgagtctgttttgcccgggacaTTAATGGGTGAAggaccctccttgtcctttgtctcaacccatgagctttgttgttttgttagTCCCAAACCACGACAGTTTGCATGAAGAAATGTGGCAAAGAGAGGATCAGGGAAGTGTTGAGACTGTGGCTCAAGTGGgcctgtgtgtgttttcttgtaAACAAATAGTCTGCAGAGTAGAGACATAAAACTGAGGGCTGAAGGGGGTTTTAACCTCACACATTCCTGTGAGGATTCACACTTTCCCTCTGGGTGGTTTCACAAGATGATATCTGAATTTATCAAAATGAAGAGGTGGTTCCTTCCACTGGTGGTGGAGCTTCCCAAGGACAGTGAAGACCAGAAAGGGTAGGCTGCAAGGCACGGGGTGAGGGCTCCATGGAGGAGACCTTGGGAAAAGTCTCTCTCAGGGCAGACTTTTCATTGAATtgcagactggtttgggttggaagggaccttaaagctcatctagttccagcccaggttgctccaagccccatccaacctgcccttgaacacttccagagatggggcagccagaATTGTTTTCTCAACCAGCATTCCAAAATCACAAAATTAAATGATGGTCATCTTGAACTCAACCTTGAATGTCATACCAATGCTAAGGAGTATGGACTTCAAGGCCAAATGTTCCCAAATTATTTCAGGCAGCAGCTTGAACAATCAATTCACTCACACTAAGAAGATTTCTTTTCTAAGATCAGCATCCAAATGACCTTACCTGCATCCTCCAGTTCATGGTACTATTCCATGTCCTCCTCAGTAAAGTCAATGGTTGTCTGTCTTTTGACTGTGTTGGAAGCTGTATCAGGCTTTTATATGCTTTTTCAACATTATAAATACAGATGgagtatatatgtatatttgttCTGAAGTATCATGTTTGACCATTTGTTATGGCATGAACAGTTCCTCTTTCAGTGTAGTCAACACAGTTTTATCTGGCATAAGAGCTGTGTTTAGTCTACAGTCACATATAGCTTTTCCTTTAACAATATTTGCCTAATTATGGCTACACAGATTCAGTTTGCTTGGTAGGGAGAGGTAGTTTTTTGGACTTGCTTGTGTATGATGGTGGGGGATTGCATCAAGCAGTCCCAAACAACCATGAATGTGCTCCTTGGGTGCTCATGAAATGTAAGAGCAGCAGTTGCATCTTGCTGTACCATCTACCTGCCTCAGACCATGGCCAGTAACATGCATTGAGGGAAAAGATTGAAAGAAATTGGGTAAACTGAACCATTTTTCTGGCCAAACCTTGGGCTAGGTCCACAGTCTGGGTAGTCCTGGCCTGTTGGAGAAGCAGGATTATTTTGTAGTCACCAATGGAGATGCTCTACACCAGCTGGTCTCGTCCTCTTCTGGAGCTCTCAAAGTAGACCTTTCTCTCCTGGTGTTGTGGCTTGTGCAGCATTTAGGGGAGGAAGGATATGGTTGAAAAGCTGAGGGAGTGATGAGCTctggccagcagtgctgctggttaGGCTTGGCTGACTCTAAGGGTTGGGCTgcagaacaacaaaacacagagcCCTGTCCCTAGCCCGGTGGAGGATGTGGTGGGTCTCCTGGACTCCCATCGTGTCATGGAGCTAGACACTGTGGCAGCACTTCACACCCGAGAAGCAACCAGCCCCAAACCTGATCTCTGGCTTGTCTGAGCTGCCAGCTTCTTCTGCAGAAGttgatttaaaaacagaagccaGTGAGTACTAGAATTGCTTTTGCAGGAGTCTCATTAAGACAGACATTATTGCATCTATTAATAAAGCAGAACATTCCCCCTGCTGCATATTAATCACCTGGTGGATACACTCAACAGGGCAGTGAAGGGGCCTCGTAGACAAATCTGGACTGAGTAAAGGAATGTGTCAGGT
Protein-coding sequences here:
- the LOC127383808 gene encoding cytochrome P450 26B1; the protein is MLFASFDLVSALATLAACLVSLTLLLAVSQQLWQLRWAATRDKTCKLPIPKGSMGFPLIGETFHWLLQGSCFQSSRREKYGNVFKTHLLGRPLVRVTGAENVRKILMGEHHLVSTEWPRSTRMLLGPNTVANSIGDIHRHKRKVFSKIFSHEALESYLPKIQLVIKDTLRAWSSNPESINVYHETQKLTFRMAIRVLLGFRIPDEELNRLFEVYQQFVENVFSLPVDLPFSGYRRGIRARETLQKGLEKAIQEKLQNTQGKDYADALDILIESGKEHGKELTMQELKDGTLELIFAAYATTASASTSLIMQLLKHPRVLEKLREELRSKGILHNGCICEGSLRLDNINSLHYLDCVIKEVLRLFTPISGGYRTVLQTFELDGFQIPKGWSVMYSIRDTHDTAPVFKDVDVFDPDRFGQGRSEDKDGRFHYLPFGGGVRTCLGKHLAKLFLKALAIELASTSRFELATRTFPKITLVPVVHPVDGLKVKFFGLDSNQNEILTGTDAMLGATV